One Actinospica robiniae DSM 44927 genomic region harbors:
- a CDS encoding AIM24 family protein encodes MQATVKGTTLPVLEIALNQGESVISTHGELSWMSPNIAVSQTTGNGMGGGGGFLAGVKRALGGGSFFQTQYLNQGGGGGIVAFATKAPGQILPVRIGPGAGMMVHRHGFLCGTPGVNASAAPVAGLGAGLWGGEGFLLQKLQGNGEAWIELSGEVTTYQLAPGQTLLVHPGHVGLFQETVSFQITRFKGVRNILFGDNGFHLVALTGPGEIWLQSMPIPLLAHAIAPYLPQPRQ; translated from the coding sequence ATGCAGGCCACTGTGAAGGGCACCACGCTGCCCGTCCTCGAGATCGCCCTCAACCAGGGCGAGTCGGTCATCTCCACACACGGCGAACTGTCGTGGATGTCGCCCAACATCGCGGTCTCGCAGACCACCGGCAACGGAATGGGCGGAGGCGGCGGCTTCCTGGCCGGGGTCAAGCGGGCCCTCGGCGGCGGCAGCTTCTTCCAGACCCAGTACCTGAACCAGGGCGGGGGCGGCGGAATCGTCGCGTTCGCCACGAAGGCGCCCGGCCAGATCCTGCCGGTGCGCATCGGGCCGGGCGCCGGGATGATGGTGCACCGGCACGGCTTTCTGTGCGGCACCCCGGGCGTGAACGCCTCGGCGGCGCCGGTGGCCGGCCTCGGCGCGGGTCTGTGGGGCGGCGAGGGCTTCCTGCTGCAGAAGCTGCAGGGCAACGGCGAGGCCTGGATCGAGCTGTCCGGCGAGGTGACCACCTACCAGCTGGCGCCGGGCCAGACGCTGCTGGTGCACCCGGGCCACGTGGGCCTGTTCCAGGAGACGGTGAGCTTCCAGATCACCCGGTTCAAGGGCGTGCGCAACATCCTGTTCGGGGACAACGGCTTCCACCTCGTCGCGCTGACCGGTCCGGGCGAGATCTGGCTGCAGTCGATGCCGATCCCGCTGCTCGCCCACGCCATCGCGCCCTACCTGCCGCAGCCGCGGCAATAA
- a CDS encoding NUDIX domain-containing protein, with the protein MPLPEHELVATASTVVYRNRWIAVHEDKTLRHDGVEGIYGVVDAADFALILPYTDGGFYLVEQYRYTVKGRYWEFPGGSWEAQPDADPLDVARGELAEETGLTAGTMTSLGHLYQAYGISGQGFHMFLATDLTVGEPDLEETEAGLVSRWFSEAEVWQLIDEGRFKDAPSIAALACFQRHRAKEDARGTVNSEPVEPGVARVDAGE; encoded by the coding sequence ATGCCGCTTCCCGAGCACGAACTCGTCGCCACCGCCTCCACCGTGGTCTACCGGAACCGCTGGATCGCCGTCCACGAGGACAAAACCCTGCGACACGACGGCGTCGAGGGCATCTACGGCGTTGTCGACGCAGCCGACTTCGCGCTCATCCTCCCCTACACCGACGGCGGGTTTTACCTCGTCGAGCAGTACCGGTACACGGTGAAGGGGCGGTACTGGGAGTTTCCGGGAGGCTCCTGGGAGGCCCAGCCGGACGCCGATCCCCTCGACGTCGCCCGCGGGGAGCTGGCTGAGGAGACCGGGCTGACGGCGGGCACCATGACCTCGCTCGGCCACCTCTACCAGGCATACGGGATCAGCGGTCAGGGCTTTCACATGTTCCTCGCGACCGACCTCACGGTCGGCGAGCCCGACCTTGAGGAGACCGAGGCAGGACTGGTCAGCCGGTGGTTCTCGGAGGCCGAGGTCTGGCAGCTGATCGACGAGGGCCGCTTCAAGGACGCGCCCTCGATCGCCGCGCTCGCCTGCTTCCAGCGCCACCGGGCGAAGGAGGACGCACGGGGGACGGTGAACTCAGAGCCGGTCGAGCCAGGCGTGGCCCGGGTGGACGCGGGCGAGTAG
- a CDS encoding putative Ig domain-containing protein, whose amino-acid sequence MSITQRLRAGASLATAVALGAAISLGGAAAASAATAPALAGSAHASQPALTSTNSGASRVCSDIAVGKLSCMSYKRDGIKPVAAAASPDAIPSGVGYGPSQLQSAYNLTSASAANGSGRTIAIVDAYNDPTAASDLAAYRSAAGLPAVPSFRVVNQNGASSPLPSTAPSSDDWTLEESLDLDMASAICPLCNIVLVEAQDDTSDGLYTANNAAASLAGYVSNSWGGSEDSTETSYDSYFNHSGVVVTVSAGDADYGASYPATSPYVVSVGGTALSTASNSRGWTESVWNTTTGSEGTGSGCSSYEAQPSWQTSLGLSGCSKRIDNDVAADADPATGVAVYDTTNGNGGWNEVGGTSASSPMVAAMYALGGSAGANPAQDVYNHTANFYDVTSGKDASSCSPAFLCTAETGYDGPTGIGTPNGITGLTNGSSGANTVTVTNPGTQTGTVGTAVSKQISATDSASGQTLTFSATGLPAGLSISSSGLISGTPTTSGSSSVTVTAKDTTGASGSASFTWTINSTTGNTVTVTSPGNQTGTVGTAVSKQISATDSASGQTLTFSATGLPGGLSISSSGLISGTPTASGTFSVTVTAQDTTGASGSASFTWTVNAASGGCSAAQLLGNPGFETGSISPWTSTAGVLNSDTVDEPAHSGNYDAWMDGYGTTHTDTLAQKVTIPAGCTTATFSFYLHIDTAETTTTTAYDTLKVQVLNSSGTVLGTLATFSNLNHNSGYTQHSYSLASYVGQTVTLKFTGSEDASLYTDFVVDDNALNVD is encoded by the coding sequence GTGAGCATCACCCAACGTCTGCGGGCCGGCGCGAGCCTGGCCACCGCAGTGGCCCTGGGGGCCGCGATCTCCCTGGGCGGCGCCGCGGCGGCCTCGGCCGCTACGGCACCGGCCCTGGCCGGTTCGGCGCACGCCTCGCAGCCGGCGTTGACGAGCACGAACTCCGGCGCCAGCCGGGTCTGCTCGGACATCGCCGTCGGCAAACTGTCCTGCATGTCGTACAAGCGCGACGGGATCAAGCCGGTCGCCGCCGCTGCCTCGCCCGACGCCATTCCCTCCGGCGTCGGCTACGGTCCCTCGCAGCTGCAGTCCGCCTACAACCTGACCTCGGCCTCGGCCGCGAACGGGTCCGGGCGCACGATCGCCATCGTGGACGCGTACAACGACCCGACGGCCGCGAGCGACCTGGCCGCCTACCGCTCCGCCGCGGGCCTGCCCGCGGTGCCCAGCTTCCGAGTGGTCAACCAGAACGGCGCGAGCTCGCCGCTGCCCTCCACGGCCCCGTCCTCGGACGACTGGACCCTGGAGGAGTCGCTCGACCTGGACATGGCGTCGGCGATCTGCCCGCTGTGCAACATCGTCCTGGTCGAGGCGCAGGACGACACCAGTGACGGCCTCTACACCGCCAACAACGCGGCGGCGAGCCTGGCCGGCTACGTCTCCAACTCGTGGGGCGGCAGCGAGGACTCCACCGAGACCTCGTACGACTCGTACTTCAACCACTCGGGTGTCGTGGTCACCGTGTCCGCGGGCGACGCGGACTACGGCGCGAGCTACCCGGCGACCTCGCCCTACGTGGTCTCCGTCGGCGGCACCGCGCTGAGCACGGCCTCGAACTCGCGCGGCTGGACCGAGTCGGTGTGGAACACCACGACCGGCTCGGAGGGCACCGGCTCGGGCTGCTCCTCGTATGAGGCCCAGCCGAGCTGGCAGACCTCGCTCGGGCTGAGCGGCTGCTCCAAGCGCATCGACAACGACGTCGCCGCGGACGCGGACCCGGCCACCGGCGTGGCGGTCTACGACACCACCAACGGCAACGGCGGCTGGAACGAGGTGGGCGGCACCAGCGCGTCCTCCCCGATGGTGGCGGCGATGTACGCCCTCGGCGGCAGCGCGGGCGCCAACCCGGCGCAGGACGTCTACAACCACACGGCCAACTTCTACGACGTCACCAGCGGCAAGGACGCCTCGTCCTGCAGCCCGGCGTTCCTGTGCACCGCGGAGACCGGCTACGACGGCCCGACCGGCATCGGCACCCCGAACGGCATCACGGGTCTGACGAACGGCTCCTCGGGCGCGAACACGGTCACGGTGACCAACCCGGGCACGCAGACCGGCACCGTCGGCACCGCGGTCTCCAAGCAGATCAGCGCGACCGACTCGGCCTCCGGCCAGACCCTGACCTTCAGCGCCACCGGCCTGCCGGCGGGGCTGTCGATCTCCAGCAGCGGCCTGATCTCCGGCACCCCGACCACCTCGGGCAGCTCCAGCGTGACCGTCACGGCGAAGGACACCACCGGCGCGTCCGGCTCGGCGAGCTTCACCTGGACGATCAACTCCACCACCGGTAACACGGTGACCGTCACCAGCCCGGGCAACCAGACCGGGACGGTCGGCACCGCGGTCTCGAAGCAGATCAGCGCGACCGACTCGGCCTCCGGCCAGACCCTGACGTTCAGCGCCACCGGTCTGCCGGGCGGTCTGTCGATCTCCAGCAGCGGCCTGATCTCCGGCACCCCGACCGCCTCGGGCACCTTCAGCGTGACCGTCACGGCGCAGGACACCACCGGCGCGTCCGGCTCGGCGAGCTTCACCTGGACGGTGAACGCGGCGAGCGGCGGCTGCAGCGCGGCGCAGCTGCTGGGCAACCCGGGCTTCGAGACCGGCTCCATCAGCCCGTGGACCTCCACGGCCGGCGTACTCAACTCGGACACGGTCGACGAGCCCGCCCACTCCGGCAACTACGACGCCTGGATGGACGGCTACGGCACCACCCACACCGACACGCTGGCGCAGAAGGTGACCATCCCGGCCGGCTGCACCACGGCCACGTTCTCCTTCTACCTGCACATCGACACGGCGGAGACGACCACCACCACGGCGTACGACACGCTCAAGGTGCAGGTGCTCAACTCCAGCGGCACCGTGCTGGGCACCCTGGCCACGTTCTCCAACCTGAACCACAACTCCGGCTACACCCAGCACTCGTACAGCCTGGCCTCGTACGTCGGCCAGACCGTCACGCTCAAGTTCACCGGCTCCGAGGACGCGTCGCTGTACACGGACTTCGTGGTCGATGACAACGCACTGAACGTCGACTAG
- the paaK gene encoding phenylacetate--CoA ligase PaaK, whose protein sequence is MTDRLGEPLPADLRDEGERLTADELAALQLSRLRRTLRHAYDHVELYRRKFDAAGVAPRDCRGLEDLARFPFTTKADLRDTYPYGMFAVPMEQVRRVHASSGTTGRPTVVGYTENDLSMWADVMARSIRAAGGRAGHKVHVSYGYGLFTGGLGAHYGAERAGCTVIPVSGGMTARQVQLILDFRPEIIMVTPSYMLTLLDEFERRGIDPRETSLRIGMFGAEPWTEQMRTEIERRAGIHAVDIYGLSEVIGPGVAQECVETKDGLHVWEDHFLPEVVDPVSDEVLAAGERGELVFTSLTKEALPVIRYRTRDLTRLLPGTARAPFRRMEKVTGRCDDMIILRGVNVFPSQIEEIVLRTPGVAPHFQLELTREGRLDRLTVRAEARPEARDDADLRTAAGAVIVRAVKDVVGVAVEVQIVDPDTLERSAGKLQRVRDLRPND, encoded by the coding sequence ATGACCGATCGGCTCGGCGAACCGCTGCCCGCGGACCTGCGTGACGAGGGCGAGCGGCTCACGGCCGACGAGCTCGCCGCGCTCCAGCTCTCCCGGCTGCGCCGCACGCTTCGCCACGCCTACGACCACGTGGAGCTCTACCGCCGTAAGTTCGACGCGGCCGGGGTGGCTCCGCGGGATTGCCGCGGCCTCGAGGACCTGGCCCGCTTCCCCTTCACCACGAAGGCGGACCTGCGAGATACGTACCCGTACGGCATGTTCGCGGTGCCGATGGAGCAGGTGCGCCGGGTACACGCGTCGAGCGGGACGACCGGCCGGCCCACCGTCGTCGGCTACACCGAGAACGACCTGTCGATGTGGGCCGACGTCATGGCGCGCTCGATCCGCGCGGCGGGCGGCCGGGCCGGGCACAAGGTGCACGTCTCCTACGGCTACGGCCTGTTCACCGGCGGGTTGGGCGCGCACTACGGGGCCGAGCGGGCCGGCTGCACGGTCATCCCCGTCTCGGGCGGGATGACGGCGCGTCAGGTGCAGCTGATCCTCGACTTCCGGCCCGAGATCATCATGGTCACGCCCTCGTACATGCTCACGCTGCTCGACGAGTTCGAGCGCCGGGGAATCGATCCGCGGGAGACCTCTTTGCGGATCGGGATGTTCGGCGCCGAGCCGTGGACCGAGCAGATGCGCACCGAGATCGAGCGGCGCGCCGGGATCCACGCGGTGGACATCTACGGCCTGTCCGAGGTGATCGGGCCAGGCGTCGCACAGGAATGCGTGGAGACCAAGGACGGGCTGCACGTGTGGGAGGACCATTTCCTGCCCGAGGTGGTCGACCCGGTCTCCGACGAGGTGCTCGCGGCCGGCGAGCGCGGCGAACTGGTCTTCACCTCGCTGACCAAGGAGGCGCTGCCGGTCATCCGGTATCGGACCAGAGACCTGACCCGGCTGCTGCCGGGTACGGCGCGGGCTCCGTTCCGGCGGATGGAGAAGGTCACCGGACGCTGCGATGACATGATCATCCTGCGCGGCGTGAACGTGTTCCCCAGTCAGATCGAGGAGATCGTGCTGCGCACCCCGGGCGTCGCGCCGCACTTCCAGCTCGAACTCACCCGCGAGGGCCGGCTCGACCGGCTGACCGTGCGGGCCGAGGCAAGGCCGGAGGCGCGCGACGACGCGGACCTGCGCACTGCGGCGGGCGCGGTGATCGTGCGCGCGGTCAAGGACGTGGTCGGCGTCGCGGTGGAGGTGCAGATCGTCGACCCGGACACGCTGGAGCGCTCGGCGGGCAAGCTCCAGCGAGTCAGGGA
- a CDS encoding cupin domain-containing protein, which produces MTAPDFTALRLADGVLAPADANVVLAEWIAEGASGEEPLYQAPLHRHEEDEAWYVLEGSLCVRIGEQVSEISAGGAVIVPGGIAHTYWNPAPDPARYLLVMGARTYALIQAIHAAEDRSPDALRRLFREYGAELLDG; this is translated from the coding sequence ATGACGGCACCCGACTTCACCGCTCTGCGCCTGGCCGACGGCGTGCTCGCCCCCGCGGACGCGAACGTGGTGCTCGCCGAGTGGATCGCCGAGGGCGCCTCCGGCGAGGAGCCGCTGTACCAGGCGCCCTTGCATCGCCACGAGGAAGACGAGGCGTGGTACGTCCTGGAGGGCAGCCTATGCGTCCGCATCGGCGAGCAGGTGAGCGAGATCTCGGCCGGTGGCGCCGTGATCGTCCCCGGCGGCATCGCGCACACGTACTGGAACCCGGCGCCCGACCCTGCCCGCTACCTGCTGGTGATGGGTGCTCGTACGTACGCCCTCATCCAGGCGATCCACGCCGCTGAGGACCGTAGCCCGGACGCGTTGCGCCGGCTCTTCCGGGAGTACGGCGCCGAGTTGCTCGACGGCTGA
- a CDS encoding DoxX family protein encodes MEWTCCGGEGASCAGRRDLGLLLIRGVAGAVLMAHGAQKLFGWFGGKGIEGTAGGMESMGFEPGRENAMAAGLSEAGGGALLALGLAVPVAGAAAAGAMSAATAVHWEGGLFSQHGGFELPLLLGATAVGVGLTGAGRLSLDHATNHVLDRSWMVVAAFAGTTLLAGTVVNRRNAVMAKRAGAAEEDRVEAEAVRNAEDAAEEARHEADEARHESGDGGSAAG; translated from the coding sequence ATGGAGTGGACGTGCTGCGGCGGCGAGGGCGCCTCGTGCGCCGGTCGGCGGGATCTGGGCCTGCTGTTGATCCGTGGGGTGGCCGGCGCGGTGCTGATGGCGCACGGGGCGCAGAAGCTGTTCGGCTGGTTCGGCGGCAAGGGGATCGAGGGCACCGCGGGCGGGATGGAGTCGATGGGCTTCGAGCCGGGCCGGGAGAACGCGATGGCGGCCGGGCTGTCCGAGGCGGGCGGCGGGGCGCTGCTCGCGCTCGGGCTCGCCGTGCCGGTCGCGGGGGCCGCGGCGGCGGGCGCGATGTCGGCGGCGACGGCGGTGCACTGGGAGGGCGGCTTGTTCTCGCAGCACGGGGGCTTCGAGCTGCCGCTGCTGCTCGGCGCGACGGCGGTCGGGGTCGGCCTGACCGGGGCCGGGCGGCTCTCGCTGGACCACGCCACGAACCACGTGCTGGATCGGTCGTGGATGGTGGTGGCGGCGTTCGCGGGCACGACGCTGCTGGCGGGCACGGTGGTCAACCGGCGCAACGCGGTGATGGCCAAGCGCGCCGGGGCGGCCGAGGAGGACCGGGTCGAGGCCGAGGCCGTGCGCAACGCCGAGGACGCCGCCGAGGAGGCGCGGCACGAGGCGGACGAGGCCCGGCACGAGTCTGGCGACGGCGGCTCGGCCGCCGGCTGA
- a CDS encoding nucleotidyltransferase domain-containing protein, whose translation MSEAELEGGVRLSAEEIAALDGNWAHHWTPSQVARLLAEVAVPWYVAAGWALDLFRGKQTRKHGDLEIAVPANRFAEIRARFDGYAFDAVSSGRLWRGAAPEVIAATHQTWLRDPRTDDYLLDVFREPHDGDAWICRHDPTIRLPYDAVIRHSADGIPYLAPEFVLLFKSKQVRPKDQADFEETLPHLDPNQRATLTDLLARVHPGHAWLDRL comes from the coding sequence GTGAGCGAGGCAGAGCTCGAAGGCGGCGTGCGGCTGTCCGCTGAGGAGATCGCAGCCCTCGACGGAAATTGGGCGCATCACTGGACTCCGAGCCAGGTGGCGCGCCTGCTGGCCGAGGTCGCAGTGCCTTGGTACGTGGCCGCGGGCTGGGCGCTGGATCTGTTCCGCGGCAAGCAGACGAGGAAGCACGGGGACCTCGAGATCGCCGTCCCGGCGAACCGCTTCGCCGAGATCCGCGCGCGATTCGACGGCTACGCCTTCGACGCCGTCAGCAGCGGCAGGCTCTGGCGCGGCGCCGCACCGGAGGTCATCGCCGCCACGCACCAGACCTGGCTACGCGACCCGCGAACCGACGACTACCTCCTCGACGTGTTCCGCGAGCCGCACGACGGCGACGCATGGATCTGCCGCCACGACCCGACGATTCGGCTGCCGTACGACGCCGTCATCCGCCACAGCGCGGACGGAATCCCTTACCTGGCACCGGAGTTCGTGCTGCTCTTCAAGTCCAAGCAGGTGCGCCCAAAAGACCAGGCAGACTTCGAAGAAACCCTCCCCCACCTCGATCCGAACCAGCGCGCAACCCTCACCGACCTACTCGCCCGCGTCCACCCGGGCCACGCCTGGCTCGACCGGCTCTGA
- a CDS encoding transglycosylase domain-containing protein has translation MARPGGVRRGISALAKFVWGLIAFIVISSLGGAVVAGMALPAVAAAGLGAKAASDHFQNLPGDFQPPLLPQRNTVEAADGSVIATTWDPDNESNRVVVPLSQMNILMQHAIVAVEDQRFYQHGGIDWKGTIRALVNNSEGTGNLQGGSDIAQQYVKNSLELEAGTNKAAFAAAQADTFTRKVQELRFATSVLQQMDRGQLLQAYLNLIPFGNGAFGVEAAAETYFDTTAAKLDADQAALLAAVVNSPTADDPFDHAGAAWTRRNVVLEDMAQQGYLTRQQAAADEKQPLNLKPGDQENGCITAGSDAFFCMYVYYSFLQDPTYGSSVQARENLWNQGGLVIKTTLSPKDQASGQNAVSAHTHSTDQVATALAMVEPGDGAITAIAQSKPMGNGVGQTYVDLAADPSHGGGEGFQAGSSFKIFEGLAALEDDWNPATVMSVPSPLVETGLHVPVCVAGAKPTIVWPADYQPNNDDDRGFTGTLPEAYWFSVNTYFLTLETKTGLCQPASIAQSMGVTADNDTGTGAPLDQFASFTLGTNLITPIEMAGAYATLAAHGEYCRPYVITQVANLSGKQYPARGKQCAQVIDPNLANELTAMLRGVLTVPGATADGLGIGRPAAGKTGTTTLSIATWFDGFTPQLATAVWTGFISPKHGDFLGYMEIGGHYWAQQIFGATISAPTWQQAMEGALKGQSVEDFTQPYGFPPIPSG, from the coding sequence ATGGCGAGGCCGGGAGGGGTCCGAAGAGGTATCAGTGCTCTGGCCAAGTTCGTCTGGGGGCTGATCGCCTTCATCGTCATCAGCTCGCTGGGCGGGGCGGTGGTGGCCGGGATGGCGCTGCCCGCGGTCGCCGCGGCCGGCCTCGGCGCCAAGGCCGCCTCCGACCATTTCCAGAACCTGCCGGGCGACTTCCAGCCGCCGCTGCTGCCGCAGCGCAACACCGTCGAGGCGGCGGACGGCTCGGTGATCGCCACCACCTGGGACCCGGACAACGAGAGCAACCGGGTCGTGGTGCCGCTCTCCCAGATGAACATCCTGATGCAGCACGCCATCGTCGCGGTCGAGGACCAGCGCTTCTACCAGCACGGCGGGATCGACTGGAAGGGCACGATCAGGGCCCTGGTGAACAACTCCGAGGGCACCGGGAACCTGCAGGGCGGCTCCGACATCGCCCAGCAGTACGTCAAGAACTCGCTCGAGCTCGAAGCCGGCACGAACAAGGCCGCGTTCGCCGCCGCCCAAGCCGACACCTTCACCCGCAAGGTCCAGGAACTGCGCTTCGCCACGTCCGTGCTCCAGCAGATGGACCGCGGTCAGCTGCTGCAGGCCTACCTGAACCTGATCCCCTTCGGCAACGGCGCCTTCGGCGTGGAGGCCGCGGCCGAGACGTACTTCGACACCACCGCGGCCAAGCTCGACGCCGACCAGGCCGCCCTGCTCGCCGCCGTGGTCAACAGCCCCACCGCCGACGATCCCTTCGACCACGCCGGAGCCGCCTGGACCCGGCGCAACGTCGTGCTCGAGGACATGGCGCAGCAGGGCTACCTCACCCGGCAGCAGGCGGCCGCCGACGAGAAGCAGCCGCTGAACCTGAAGCCGGGCGACCAGGAGAACGGCTGCATCACGGCCGGCTCGGACGCGTTCTTCTGCATGTACGTGTACTACTCCTTCCTGCAGGACCCGACCTACGGCTCGAGCGTCCAGGCCAGGGAGAACCTGTGGAACCAGGGCGGGCTGGTGATCAAGACGACGCTCTCGCCGAAGGACCAGGCCTCCGGCCAGAACGCGGTCTCCGCCCACACCCACTCCACCGACCAGGTGGCCACCGCGCTGGCCATGGTCGAACCCGGCGACGGCGCGATCACCGCCATCGCCCAGTCCAAGCCGATGGGCAACGGCGTCGGCCAGACCTACGTCGACCTCGCCGCCGATCCTTCGCACGGGGGCGGCGAGGGATTCCAGGCCGGCTCCTCGTTCAAGATCTTCGAGGGACTGGCCGCGCTCGAGGACGACTGGAACCCCGCCACCGTGATGAGCGTGCCGAGCCCGCTGGTCGAGACCGGCCTGCACGTACCGGTCTGCGTCGCCGGGGCCAAGCCCACGATCGTCTGGCCGGCCGACTACCAGCCCAACAACGACGACGACCGCGGGTTCACCGGGACGCTCCCGGAGGCGTACTGGTTCTCCGTCAACACCTACTTCCTCACCCTGGAGACGAAGACAGGGCTCTGCCAGCCGGCGTCCATCGCCCAGTCCATGGGCGTGACCGCGGACAACGACACCGGCACCGGCGCGCCGCTCGACCAGTTCGCCTCCTTCACCCTCGGCACGAACCTGATCACCCCGATCGAGATGGCCGGCGCGTACGCCACCCTCGCCGCCCACGGGGAGTACTGCCGGCCATACGTGATCACCCAGGTGGCGAATCTGTCCGGCAAGCAGTACCCCGCGCGTGGCAAGCAGTGCGCGCAGGTGATCGACCCCAACCTGGCCAACGAGCTGACCGCGATGCTGCGCGGCGTGCTCACCGTCCCCGGCGCCACCGCCGACGGCCTCGGCATCGGCCGCCCCGCCGCCGGCAAAACCGGCACCACGACGTTGTCGATAGCTACCTGGTTCGACGGCTTCACGCCGCAGCTGGCCACCGCCGTGTGGACCGGCTTCATCAGCCCCAAGCACGGCGACTTCCTCGGCTATATGGAGATCGGCGGCCACTACTGGGCTCAGCAGATCTTCGGCGCCACGATCTCCGCGCCGACCTGGCAGCAGGCGATGGAGGGCGCGCTCAAGGGGCAGTCGGTAGAGGACTTCACCCAGCCCTACGGCTTCCCGCCGATCCCCTCGGGCTGA
- a CDS encoding S41 family peptidase produces MNRPDRPNPPARRLRAYLADAVEEIRKTSVFSSAVDWDEVEREATAVLDVADCYADTHAFLLAVLHRAGGPHSHLTPPPGSAPTRQRSPQMTAALGPPTPTGHLIDEPPAAVAYLRLPKLSEGRKNTRSYLAAGTAVMRSLIAARPAGWIVDLRANIGGGIWPMLAVAAPLLPEGVLGHFLLPDGRAEVWSAHHGRIKHDGKTMARSRTRTRTHRPGDDQSRIAVLTSRHTSSAGEAVALAFRAQPRARLIGAPTAGMSTANRTHILRDGTRLRISASVYADHNRVPVDGPVPIDEHLPDNSRDSALSAALQWIRG; encoded by the coding sequence GTGAACCGTCCGGACCGTCCGAACCCACCCGCGCGACGGTTACGCGCCTACCTGGCCGATGCCGTTGAGGAGATCCGCAAAACTTCCGTGTTCTCCTCTGCGGTGGACTGGGACGAGGTAGAGCGCGAGGCAACGGCAGTACTCGACGTCGCCGACTGCTACGCCGACACCCACGCCTTCCTGCTCGCGGTACTCCACCGAGCCGGCGGCCCCCACAGCCACCTGACCCCGCCGCCCGGTTCGGCCCCGACCCGCCAACGTAGCCCGCAGATGACAGCGGCCCTGGGTCCTCCGACACCCACCGGCCACCTCATCGACGAGCCGCCGGCCGCCGTGGCCTACCTGCGCCTGCCGAAGCTGTCCGAAGGCCGCAAGAACACCCGCAGCTACCTCGCCGCTGGCACCGCGGTCATGAGGAGCCTGATCGCCGCCCGCCCGGCCGGATGGATCGTGGACCTGCGCGCCAACATCGGCGGCGGCATATGGCCGATGCTCGCCGTCGCCGCCCCGCTGTTGCCCGAAGGCGTCCTCGGGCACTTCCTGCTGCCCGACGGCCGAGCCGAGGTGTGGTCCGCGCACCACGGCCGGATCAAGCATGACGGCAAGACCATGGCCCGCAGCCGTACCCGTACCCGTACCCACCGCCCCGGCGACGACCAATCCCGCATCGCCGTGCTCACCTCACGCCACACGTCCAGCGCCGGCGAGGCCGTCGCCCTCGCCTTCCGCGCGCAACCCCGAGCGCGTCTCATCGGCGCCCCCACGGCAGGAATGAGCACCGCCAACCGCACCCACATCCTGCGCGACGGAACCCGCCTGCGCATCAGCGCGTCCGTCTACGCCGACCACAACCGCGTCCCCGTCGACGGCCCGGTCCCCATCGACGAGCACCTCCCCGACAACAGCCGCGACAGTGCCCTGAGCGCTGCGCTGCAGTGGATACGCGGCTGA